The Candidatus Polarisedimenticolaceae bacterium genome has a window encoding:
- the rplN gene encoding 50S ribosomal protein L14, translating into MIQMRTILQVADNSGARKISCINLRGGSKGQYAEIGDVITANVKEAAPDGKVKKGQVVKAVIVRQVNAYRRRDGSYIRFDENAAVLINDAKEPIGTRVFGPVARELRDQFMKIVSLAPEVL; encoded by the coding sequence ATGATCCAGATGCGGACCATCCTCCAGGTCGCGGACAACTCGGGCGCCCGGAAGATCTCGTGCATCAACCTCCGCGGCGGCTCGAAGGGGCAGTACGCGGAGATCGGCGACGTGATCACGGCGAACGTGAAGGAAGCGGCCCCCGACGGCAAGGTCAAGAAGGGCCAGGTCGTCAAGGCGGTGATCGTCCGGCAGGTCAACGCCTACCGGCGCCGCGACGGTTCCTACATCCGCTTCGACGAGAACGCCGCGGTGCTGATCAACGACGCCAAGGAGCCGATCGGAACGCGCGTCTTCGGACCCGTTGCCCGCGAGCTGCGCGACCAGTTCATGAAGATCGTCTCCCTCGCTCCGGAAGTTCTGTAG